The region GTTATAAGATGCCTTTTTGAGACAAAGTATCTATATATACCCacaatttgtgttgttgtttttctatgCACAGTACATCATGGAGTTGACGTTCACTCAGGCAGCCAAGGGAGTCAACAAAGAGATGTCCGTTAACACGGAAGCTGCCTGCCAGCGCTGCGACGGGAAGGGCCACGAGCCAGGCAGCAAGGTTCAACACTGCCACTACTGCAACGGATCCGGCATggtaatcttttcttcttcaatgCAATTCCTTTCATGCCCAAAAGCCTGCTGTTACTGAATGTCCTCAAATAGTGACGCTCTAATAGATGCCGTCATTAAATGCCGGATGCGCTGGTACCGGCAAATAAACACATCAGCATGGTTTTACAGCTGTGCAGTCACTACAAACAAAGCTATAACAATGCAAATTACAGTTAAAATGCAGAAAGTGAGACTTGAGCCTAGGGCCCAACCGATGTTGTTACTGTTATTGTTTTAAGGCCAATTCTGACATTTTGCAGAATAAAATTTCCGATAACTGATTAAAGCTGCTCTCTTTAacaatttgctccaaaaatatctttacgttagcgtttttatttgattatttacgactcaaatgtttttctaATAAGCAGTTTAACATAGCTGTTCAAAAAGGTTacggccaatagttttcagacttgAGTTGTCCGCACACTGCCTGCGGATGTGACTTCATGTGCGCGTATCATATGAGAAGAAGGTAATGTGAAGTTTCATTTTTGGGCAACAGGTGGcggtagcgattcgaaattgaaTTTTCTGTTCAGTAGCTTTCATGCAGAACATTTGACTTTGCCATTTAGTATTTGTTTCACTTTAAAATGGTGACAAAATTTCGCAAaagagacacttttttttattggattgtgGTAATGTTTGGATGTCACTATCTTTGTCTTGTGTTCTAATGTGGAAAAGTGTATGTTGGCAACATTCATTTTGAGCTAGATACAAAAATGTATCGTTTGGACcgtttttctcaaaactagggATTTCAACCTGGTAACAATAAAATTGCTGTAACGATGTCATTTTTTAGGTACGTCCATGTGTTATAtatcattttaactctttgactgccaagcgttttcagaaaagggatgctgtgagtgccagccgatttaaacattttgactgatctttcaaggtccacagaaaattttgtgtttggactatggaaacacacatactaccaaatgaaagattgaactctcatatttcatctgaaaaaaaaagtttttctaccttattccgtgaatttagtgaatttgacacctttttttttttccatgaatgatgccacaaacacctaaacagtgctttacttctgtaaaacactaccaccaacaatgaaaaagtgttttttgatagcaaaatacgtttatttccattcaacagtgtaacaatttgacaaaacaatttggcaaactatttacaaatgtgtgcaaccgtggtactatttacaattctGTGGacgtttcaaatacagtttttctttttgtaacactccgctgcgtgcaaggggatgcagcaggatttgcacaacagattagtttcactgcgattgccccttcgcgtgcagacgatacactttcttgccggcctttttttccagggaatagcaagtatatactgcagtgtgtgtttggccatgttgccatcaagtctactctcaggatcatgatacggtgacgttacggtggtgttacgtctgtcttcctcatgtccttcacttcctataccgggtggtaagagatgttctgatccatcgtatccactccattcatggtggcatcgtagtccagaaccagtgtcttctccgtgatcagactgtacccactcctccgatgaatatgcattggactcgtccaATTGAacatccgcctgagcgtgctcggttgtgctccgcattttccggcgttagcatcgctagccggtgaggctttatgacctGATCATAGCCACcgcatcaacgcttccaacttcggcgtcaacctcggagtcaccatcatcatcatcgtcgtcatcaatgtgctctttaacattggtcgatgcttttcgtctttcaaaaaaatgctcaagcgtgagctgcttgcaaccggtcgccattttcgcttcctcagacATTCTCTccacaacactctagctccgcctcacgtcttctactgacgcctacccaatcaaagagagtcatcgctgccatctacgggccaaaaatagtcattatactaactagctctgcttgatactttcagcacagctggccaaggctttcctccacccgtttcaaaaaaaaaaaacatagagaacgtctttggcagtcctccgtaggattttactaaacgttatttaacgtttttggcagtcagagttaaagagaattaagtgtagaattcaaatatatcaatatctaaatttagatttttttttaaacatgaggACCCTTTTGCCAGAGCTGGAAGAGAAATCATCAGATTGTTGTCGATTTTAAAATAGCTAATATCGGCCCGCTGATTAATCAGTCAGGCCTTAATTTAGACAAGCAAAGCCATGAGAACTggggttataaaaaaaaaacgcatgacAAACAAATCCAACATCAGCATGGTTTTATAGTTATGGCGCAAGTGCAAACTAAAACTAGTGTTTAGTTGGAGTGTTAGACAAACCAAATGAGAACTGGTTTGAATAAATACCCAAAGCGTGTGCCATCTAAAAATAGATTACATGGTCTAGCCATTCTGCAAGTGCAAGCTACAAATAAACATGTCAGCGTGGTCTTCTAGCCATGCAGCAAGTACAAACATTTTTCAGGCTTTATTCTatagaagaaaaataaacacgaGAACCggttaagaaaaaacaacacaagaaTACAACATGACAGCCAGTCTCACAGCCATGAAGCAAATACAACTTAATAACACAGTTCACGTCGGCATGGTCTTACAGTCCAACATTTTTTGGGCTTCATTCTTTAGAAACAAAAACCCATGAGAACTGGTTTGcgggaaaaataatataatacataACAAAGTAGTAAGTACACATTGGCACAGTCTTACAGCCACGCAGCTGTTGCGAAATAAAATGGGGCTTTAATCTTAAGAGAAAAAACAAGCCACTGGGTTGGCACGCACTCCGTTAATACTGTTAACACTCAAAGCATATATACAAAATACAAGTCTCCTTTCGAATGGGTCCCTTACCACAATAAATCCACACTACAGCATTTTCTAAGTTCAGGGGGGGGGACCCTCCACAATTTGCAGAAATAAGCAGCaagagcaaaataaaaaagtgttttacttGTCACACTAATTTATACAAATCCGGATCTCCTTTCAAACTAGTGCCTTGCCACATTAAACACCTGTTACACAGTTGAGTaggaaaaaagaaatacatgcgTTTGTATTTCATTCCTCGCAGGAGACGGTGAACACGGGCCCGTTCGTGATGCGCTCCACGTGTCGACGCTGCGGCGGCAAGGGAACGGTCATTTCCAACCCGTGTCACACCTGCCGCGGGACCGGACAGACCAAGCAGAGGAAAACCGTCACGGTCCCCGTGCCTGCAGGTCTGTCACGCCGCAATTCTGATAAAAGTAACTTCACGTTGACTAACTGTTAAACGTGTTGTCCTTTAGGAGTGGAGGATGGCCAGACTGTGCGAATGCCTGTTGGAAAGAAGGAGATCTTCATCACATTTAGGGTGAGTGGCCACACGCCACATTCCAGTGCTGGGTGGTACGCCTCACCTCGTAGTGCCTCCATTTCTCCTCTCAGGATAGTTGGACTCATTGGTTGAACAATTCCTCTTCAACCAATcaacagctgtgtgtgtgtgggggggggggggggtgggtcaaattaaataaatgactaacttcaaaaaaagaaaaatgtccttTGATAATTAACATTTACAGATTTCATAGGGGCTTCCATTCAACTATCGTTGGATGCAACGATAGTCTAGTTACTAGtaacaagcaaaaaataatggTTGATTGACAACTCTGCCTTTGAGCAAATCCCACCTATCagttttgctcccaaaaacgtataaatgcgttatattttaaatttcttaagtgtcccaaagacgtatttatacgtttttctaagagtttacttttatttttatgttagagcatacggaaggcttttaatgtagcctctcaactgcaaagaacggtggaagaaattgtagttattacacaactcggccagcaggtggcagcagagcataggaaatgaaccaggaccatgttgaaaaaaccctcaatcactcagaattctaaatagatttgtgaataatgatgaaacttagctatattcaaatgctaattgctacaaaacggaaacggaagaaatatacttttttttccccctgatgaaataagagactttaatcttttttttgggtggggtacgtttcatgtttttatagcaatagaacacaatattctgtgggccttgcaaaatcagtcgaaatccagtaaaacagccgggagcaaagggggttgcttcagtgaaaatgactgggagtgaatgagataaaGGCCTCCTCTAATTAAAACgccttgctttaaaaaaaaattgccctaATTGACAGTTACATACAGATTTCAAAAGGTTTTCGTTTTGAAAAGCTACTACAGATTTTGATGAAACTTCCTGTTCCAATAAAAGCCTCCTCTCTAATAAATGTCTTTCTTCATTTTAATGCCTTGTTTACGTAAGTCAGTCAAGGATACAgctttcaaagttttttttttgttctggcaATGTTTCGAATGAAACGGCCTCGACCAATTACGGCCTTCTTCCAAGTAAACGCCTTCGGTGAAATAAATGCCAGGTTCACGTCAGTCACGTATACAGATTTCAAACGTCTTTCATCCTGAAATGCTCCAACAGATTTACGCAAAACTTCCTAGGTGCTATCCCGGGTGTCAAGTAACTGCCAAAAGTGGAATGTTTAAAATCCTTCAATGCAAGTTGTTTGTGGTTTCAGGTCCAAAAGAGTCCCGTGTTCAGGCGTGACGGCGCCGACATCCACTCGGACCTTTACGTCTCCGTGGCTCAAGCAATCCTGGGCGGCACGGCCAGGGCACAAGGCCTCTACGAAACACTCAATTTAGCGGTAAATGCTTCTCACGAATGCATCATGCAGACGACGACGTGTCATCTATTTGACTTTGATGAGAGGGATGCTGCTCTGGTACTTGGATCAGATCCCGGCTGGCATGCAGACAGACCAGAGGATCCACCTGGCAGGGAAAGGAATCGCCCGCGTCAGTGGCTACGGCTTTGGAGATCACTATGTCCATATCAAAATTAAAGTACCCAAGTAAGAAAAAGGGGACATGCGAATCTTCAATCGGAAGAGCTGACCAGTCTGGATgacgcctttttttttattttatccccCCTCCCCCGCAGGACGCTGACAGACCGGCAGAGAGCTCTCCTCATGAGCTACGCCGAGGACGAGGCGGAGGTGGAAGGAACGGTTAACGGTGTCACAGCCACTACCACAGGTAAGTCAAAACATCTTTGCACCTTgaaatgagtaaaaaataaaatagcactCGTATTTCTACAGTACAATAGAGTAATAGCATAATTAAGTCGATGGGAAATTGGTTCATTATTGTTTGTCAGGTGTGTTTGCTTTGGCCACAAGTGGGCTGTATAATGCATACAGACAGAAACAAGCTAAACTGCACTGTCATTTTTTGCAGAagattaaaactcattcactgccattgacggtcatagacgtcaaaaaatcatttgaactatttctattagtttagcatttttttctacttactaacgtagattttttttattgtacatttagaacagatatcaattttgtgattaatcgtgagttaacaattgaagtcatgcgattaataagtaagaattttaatcgtctgacgcccctaattttttaataatcatctcaattacatttttttatttcactagttaactcatgattaatcacaattttttatatcagttctaaatgtacattttcagactcttgttaacaaaagtgggaaaaaatgtgaaactaatagaaatagttcaaatgaatttttgacatttatagccgtcaatggcagtgaatgagttaagaatttaTGCCTGTCTGAGTATTGCTATATTGTCTGCATTCATATGTTGCTGGATTGTGTTAAAATATATGGTGTTTAAAACCATTTCGTGTTGTGGTATATGGTGAAGGTAAATGCTACAATGTGTAGTTCTCTTTTTGTCCGGTGTAGTTTGagagtaaacttcaactgggagtggcaataaaaagCTTGAAGCTTCTTATTCTGAAGAATTGTATATTATCTGCCAAACCGCTGGTAGTTAAGTTGACTAAGTTGAGGTCCCACTGCACTTTGTAGTAAATTTTGTAGTAAAGTGGAATAGAGCACACCTGAAGATGGTTCATCGACTTTCCAGTAGTCTGTCTGACGCAGGGTGAATCTGTGTCCAGGTGGGGGCAGCAGTGGTAAACAATTTGAGAAAGGGCATGACATGAAGGAAGGCCAGTTGAAACGAGAGGAAGGCTTTTTCTCCACACTCAAGAAATTGTTTAGTTCTTCCTGACAGCCACAAACCAGGTAGGACGAGTACAGTTCATCTCTGGTTTGTGGCTATCGGGCGCCAATGTCCTCATAGCATTTCAAGCATATTccggtttcttcttcttctcctcctccaccaTCCAGGTAAGAGGTCTTCTTGGAACTGAGAGGCTCAGTCGCCCAGCGCAGGTACAGCCATGCCGTCGTTCTTCCCTTACGCATCCAACGAAGCAAAGGAGATCCATTTCCGGCGGACTTACGCTTTGTCCATTTTAGCTCCAAAGACTATAAAAGATGGCTAATCGTAGCATTCTCCACCTGCACAAACGTAAATGACGTATGAAGACACATACATTAAAGGTTTGTCATTATGCGCCTTGCTGTCATCATGTTGATCCACTAATGTTATTTTATAAGTTTATCTGGCTTTCTGCGCAATCTTTAAATTTGTGTATATGTAATAAACATAAAACTTTATTTCCTCCCCCTTTATTCTGTGTCAATATATCCACGAACAAGGCACAACTGGACACACCTCGTGCAGCATAATAACGTAACGGTATTATTAAAAACACCACTTTAATGTTTTATTCACTCACAAGGGAAATTCACCTTTGCAGTATTCACACTTAAAACATGAAGCTATGGGGCATGCTGAATTACTGTTGAGAAAACATTAAACGTATCCATACAAGTTTTAAATCAGGATTGGAAGTGATGGGATGAAAAGTTCCTTATTTTCAAGAGAAATCACACTTTCAATAAAActgggtatttaaaaaaaaaaaaagtcatgcagATTTTTTCTCCCTAAAACAAAGTAATTTATGTACTACATTCTTGGGGGGTTTATCCCTTTAATACGCCTTTTGTAAGAACAACTTTATTCAGCTCAACTAATAAGGACAAACGctatataaaatgtttaaatgaagaaaaagttaAGCATTTGAAAGAGAACCAAACACTGCATGTCAGTCACATGAGTTTTATTGTATTAGTTTTCTTCTACAATCCACTGCAGTGATTAGTTGTCCAGATGATAAGATGGGAGTCGTACAAGTGCATGCAAATGCATAAAAACATTCCACTTGTTTTCCAATAGACTATTGTTCTGTAGTCCCTGGAGTCATGCTGGACTGGTGATTTGCCCTTCTTTGACTGTCACATGACATACGAGTCTCCAAAATAACAACACATCACTTCAATGAGCGTGGATGGCCTTGTCGAAGAGCATTAAATCGGTGTTGAAAAAAATCCTTCGAAAGAGTAATATTAAAATGTGAAGGAAAAAACTGAagttaaaattaactcattcactgccactgacggctatagacgtaaaaaatttatttgacctatttctattagttcaacatttttttcccacttttgttaacaagagtatgaaaacctagaattttttattaactattacagtaatgcgattaattacaataaaataaataaattgcctgcctcccctaatttttaacaatcttttcttaaaaaaatgtttaggttttcatactcttgttaacaaaagtgaaaaaaaatgttaaactagtagaaagttaaaattattttataggcgtcaatggcagtgaatgaagttAAACATGTCtggtttcaaattaaaatcacAAAACTGTGCAATTACACCGTATGTACACAGCAACAATAAACCACTAACCAGCATACAGTATGAATTAAAGAAACCATGAATTTATCAATTGGTACCTAACCTGAGGCAGTTCCGACAAATACTCAAATGGGCCTTCATATACTGTCGATGTGCTTTCTAAACTtgatatacaaaaacaaaatggcaacaaTCTCCTTTTTCCATCATACGTAAAGTAATATTACAGTATTATCTATATAGGCTTCTTTGGCATCTTAAAGCGATCTGTCCATGTTCAGAGTCAAATTGCGATATAAAATAGGCAGTTTTCATTAATGCATTAAGCCTTGTTGCATGATTCCAATGTACTTCTCACTAGCACAAATTTGTATATATCACAGGGATGACGCTGTGATTCCTTAAATAGCCGCTGCTCTCTCATTATCGTCCAAATTCATAAATATTATGGATTGTGAACTTGTGATCTTGTGCAGAACAGAGGTGGCATCTGTAAAGCCGACATCTAGAGATTATTATACTATATTGTAATATACATTATTAAAATAGGATTTTACTTgtaggatttatttttaataggcTAAATAAATGCATCCATTTCATCTAATCAACATCTTAATGACTGACTGGTGCTTTCTGCAGTTGCATAAATGGCTACTATGAGAAAATGTGCTAGTCAACAATAAAGGCCCGCATAGGAATGATGAAATGtaatccaacctttttttttcgcAGTATGTCAACGCAGTTTTGACTTTATATACcttaatatcaaataaaaacaaaagattataaGTGAGAAATAAACCGCTCTATTAATAAAACACATCTTCTTTCCTGAGTCAAATCGAGTCCCTGCATGGCCGAAAACACACTCTTAAGAACGCTCATCCGCAACATATGCATAATAGGTTTTACCAAGCAATTatcattaactcgttcactgccattgacggttatagacgtaaaaaaataattttaactatttctattagttaagcatttttttctacttttgttaacaagagtatgaaaacctatttttttattgtacatttagaacagataaaatttgtgattaatcgtgagttaacaattgtcatgcgattaattacgagtaaaaaatgtaatcgcctgacgcccctaatttttaataatcatctcatcaggcg is a window of Vanacampus margaritifer isolate UIUO_Vmar chromosome 2, RoL_Vmar_1.0, whole genome shotgun sequence DNA encoding:
- the dnaja3a gene encoding dnaJ heat shock protein family (Hsp40) member A3a isoform X1, whose translation is MGMMASSAARCSSRWVTVIVSSGHHRYPRVAGTVVSAYRGSLRGVCTFATGMLWSGGSSACGGAGKELTLRGLPGFKAAQCAFHTSSLANNKQDFYQVLGIPRTATQKEIKKAYYQMAKKYHPDTNKDDPKAKEKFAQLAEAYEVLSDEGKRKQYDTYGSASFDTGQAGGGQQYWSGQTHNANPEELFRKIFGEFSAGRGFGDFNAIFDQPQEYIMELTFTQAAKGVNKEMSVNTEAACQRCDGKGHEPGSKVQHCHYCNGSGMETVNTGPFVMRSTCRRCGGKGTVISNPCHTCRGTGQTKQRKTVTVPVPAGVEDGQTVRMPVGKKEIFITFRVQKSPVFRRDGADIHSDLYVSVAQAILGGTARAQGLYETLNLAIPAGMQTDQRIHLAGKGIARVSGYGFGDHYVHIKIKVPKTLTDRQRALLMSYAEDEAEVEGTVNGVTATTTGGGSSGKQFEKGHDMKEGQLKREEGFFSTLKKLFSSS
- the dnaja3a gene encoding dnaJ heat shock protein family (Hsp40) member A3a isoform X2, which encodes MGMMASSAARCSSRWVTVIVSSGHHRYPRVAGTVVSAYRGSLRGVCTFATGMLWSGGSSACGGAGKELTLRGLPGFKAAQCAFHTSSLANNKQDFYQVLGIPRTATQKEIKKAYYQMAKKYHPDTNKDDPKAKEKFAQLAEAYEVLSDEGKRKQYDTYGSASFDTGQAGGGQQYWSGQTHNANPEELFRKIFGEFSAGRGFGDFNAIFDQPQEYIMELTFTQAAKGVNKEMSVNTEAACQRCDGKGHEPGSKVQHCHYCNGSGMETVNTGPFVMRSTCRRCGGKGTVISNPCHTCRGTGQTKQRKTVTVPVPAGVEDGQTVRMPVGKKEIFITFRVQKSPVFRRDGADIHSDLYVSVAQAILGGTARAQGLYETLNLAIPAGMQTDQRIHLAGKGIARVSGYGFGDHYVHIKIKVPKTLTDRQRALLMSYAEDEAEVEGTVNGVTATTTGKRSSWN